The Chlorobaculum sp. MV4-Y genome contains the following window.
GATCGGCATTCTGCACGCAGCCAAACGAGGCGCAGGCGCCCCAGGCGATCACCGCAGCAGCACCGGCTGCGGTCTCCTTGAGCACATTCAGGAACGAGTCCCCCCCCCAACCATGCAATACACACCATCATCCTTCGTGGGCACGTTTCCCTCGACGGCGAGAATGTACTGACCTTTGCAATCCTTCATGATCTTCTTCCTGACCTCTTCAAGCTGATGACCTGCTGCGGCGCTGAGCGTGTCGTCGTAGTCGAGTGAGATCATGTTCATGATGACATCGGCGGCGATGGGATGGGAGGAGCGGATGAAGGATTCGGTGCAGCAGGTACATTCGAGACCGTGAAGCCAGATGACAGGCATGCGGGGCTTGGTCTCCATGGCGTGAACGACCTTGGGAACTAACGATGGCGCAAGACCGAGGTAAGAGAACAAAACTTCAGAAAATCTCTCCGGGAAAGACCGCGAGACTGAAACACCTCCGCAAATGTTTGCTTGGTGGGCATGTACACCTCCGTGAATGTTAATGATAGTTCACGATATCCGGGAAAAAGAGGCTTTAGCCTGCGCCTTTCCTCGTGTACCGGCTGAGCATCACCTCAATATCAGCAAATATAATTAACGATCGTTATTCATAAAACCAGGAACCTGATAGAAATTTATTAATCATTCCATCATCATCAAATAAAAAAAACCCCGGTGATCAGTCAAATTCACCGGGCTTTCTAAGGCTTTAAAAGGCAACGTATGTCAAATAATTCAGTTCAGGAATGCTCCGAAAATAGCCGCTGAATATTTCGCATAGTTGGCGATCGGCTGGAAGAACAGGCCGAACCACAGTGTCAGAATCATCAGCGAGGCGGTAACAAGCTTCGCGCCCATACCAGTCTCGATCACGCTATCCTCAGCAGTATTCGACTCCCTCAGATACATGTTGAGCGGAATCAGCATGTAGTAATAGAGCGAAATGACGCTGGTCAGAATGCCGATGAGAGCAAGCCACATGAATAGGCTGCCTTTGGCGAGCAGCGCCGAGAAGATCATCAGCTTGCCGATGAAGCCGAAGGTCGGCGGCAGACCAACAAGCGAGATGAGGAACACCGTCAGGGCCGCGCCGAGCAACGGCATCCTTTTGCCGAGACCTTTGTAGTCATCAAGGTTCTCGCTGCCAGTACGGTTGGCGATAAGAATCACCACATAGAAAGCGCCATAGTTCATCAGGAGATAGGCAGCAAGATAGACAAGAACAGCCTGTGTGCCGAGCTGATCCATGGTGATAATACCGAGCAGCAGATAACCGGCATGAGCGATCGACGAGTAGGCGAGCAAACGCTTGACGTTCTTCTGCCAGATAGCCACGACGTTACCGTAGATCATCGAAGCCGCAGATACCAGCATCAGGATCGAAAGCCAGTCGATGTGCAGCGCACTGACGTACATATCGAAGCCGTGAGGCACAGCCACGAAAAAGAAACGCATAAGCATGGCGAAACCGGCAGCCTTTGAGGCAACCGAAAGATAGGCGGTCACCGGAGTAGGTGCGCCCTCGTAAACGTCGGGACTCCAGAAGTGGAACGGCACTGCACCCATCTTGTAGCCAAAACCCGCCATGATGAGCAGCACGGCAAGAATCATCACGAGCTGATCGTATCCGTGCGCAGCCAGCACCATGCTGATCCGGATAATGTTGGTTTCGGCGGTCATGCCGTAGATCAGGGAGAAGCCGTACAAGAGCATGCCCGACGACACCGCGCCGTACACCAGATACTTAAGGGCGGCTTCCGACGAGCGGGGTTCGCGCTTGAGGTAGCCGGTCATCGCATAGGCTGAAAGACTGACAAGCTCCATGGCAAGGAACATCATCAACAGGTCGGTCGAAGAAGCCATCATCATCATGCCGACAACCATGGCGACCAAGAGAGCGTAGTACTCTCCCATACCCGACTCGTGCTTTTTGAGCTGGCCGTCGATCACGGTGGTCAGCACGGCGAGAATGCCCGATGCCACGAAAAAGTACTTGAAAAAGATCCCGAACCGGTCAAGTGCGTACATGCCGAAAAAGAACTGCGTATCCGGCATCGCCTGCTGCTTGAAAATAAAATAGACACTGCCGAGCAAACCGGCGATGGTAGCCGTGGCAAGTAATCCGCGATTCTTTTTACCTGTAACGAGATCAAGTAATATCAGCACCATGAAGAGCACTGACAGATAAATTTCAGGTATAAAATATCCGGCACCGCCCTTGAGGGTCGAGATGATGCTCTGTATTTCAGCGCCTGATGGCATTTCGAACATATTTCTCCAACGTTTATGCTTTTAAACGGAACACCAAATCAATGCACGGCCGACATGGCAACCGGAGCGAGAACCTGAACAAGTTTGTTGATGCTGGTCGTAATGAGACCCATAACCGGCATCGGATAGATACCAAGCGCGATGACGATGACAGCGAGCGGCACGAGCATGGTCAGCTCCCGGGCGTCGAGATCGAGCTTGCCTTTCCAGTCGTGGAAGTGGATGTGCTCGTGGCCATGCGCATCGATTTCGAGATCGTACAGGGCATCAGGCTTGCGCTTGCCGAGGAACATGCGCTGCAGCGACCAGAGCAGGTAGGCCGCGCCGAAGACGATACCGAGCACTGAAACCATAGCGATCGGACGGGTAACCGGAGCGCTGAATGCGCCGACGAACACGAGCGCCTCCGAGATGAAGCCGCTGAGGCCAGGCAAGCCGAGAGAGGCGAACCATGCAACGATGACGATACCGGTATAGACCGGCATGTAGGAAGCCAGCCCGCCGAACTTCTCGATCTGACGGGAGTGCGCACGGTCGTAGATCACGCCGACCAGAAGGAAGAGCATGGCGGTGATGGTGCCGTGGTTGAACATCTGGTAGAGCGCGCCAATCATGCCTTCGCTGTTGGCTGCGGCCAAACCGAGCAGAACATAGCCCATGTGGCTGATGGACGAGTAGGCAACCATCTTCTTCAGATCCTGCTGGGCCAGAGCGCAGAACGCACCATAAATGATGTTGATCGCGCCGAACACGCCGATAACATAGAGGCCAGCCTGATATACTTCAGGGAAGAGCGGGAAGTTGATTCTCATCATGCCGTAGGTACCGAGCTTCAGCAGAACACCGGCCAGAATGACCGAAATAGGAGTCGGAGCCTCGACGTGAGCGTCAGGCAACCAGGTGTGGAAGGGGAACATCGGAACCTTGATAGCGAAACCGACGAAGAGCACAATAAAGGCGACATATCTCCAGGTGACGCTGTCAGGGCCAAGAATCGATCCCTTGATATAGTTGGCCTGATCGGCCATGGCGACAAGGCTGAAAGTGTGATGGCCGGTCAGCGGATCGGTGACACTGAAGTAGAGACCAATCATGACCAGCAGCATGAACACCGAACCGAACAGGGTGTAGAGGAAGAACTTGATGGCTGCATACTCACGGTTCGGGCCACCCCAGATACCGATGAGGAAGTACATCGGCAGAAGCATCAATTCCCAGAACACGTAGAAAAGGAAGAAATCAAGCGCCACGAAGCAACCCATCATGGCCGTGCTGAGCAGGTTGTAAAGGATGAAGTAGCCCTTGACCTGCTTCTGGATCGGCCAGCTCGAAAGCACGCCGATAATTGAAATCAGGGCGGTCAGAAGCACCATCGTGATCGAAAGGCCGTCAACACCGAGGAAGTACTCGATATTCAGGGGACCGAACGAGCCGAGGTCAAGCGAAATCCACGGAATCCGTTCGATCATCTGGAATGAACCGACAGGCGATCCGCCGGGTGCGGCTACGATACCCGCCATGGTCGGGTCGTATTGGCGCCAGATGAGGACGGCGAGCACACCCTGGCCGAGAGCGCCAAGAAGCGAGACGATCCTGATGATCTGCTTCTGCGACGAGGGCACAGCCAAAATTATGAGTCCGGCAATGATCGGCAGAAATACAATTAAGCTCAGCATGTTCAGTACCTGTTATGTTCGGAGAGTAAATTAAATCGTTCGATTATTTCACGAGGTGCGCAAAGTAGAAGGCGAACCAGCCCAAAACAGCCACAACCACCATGACCAGATAGGTCTGCACCTTTCCTGTCTGGATCTTTCTAAAAACGGCGCCAGTTGTCTGGACGGTGAAGGCTGTGAAATTGACCAGCCCATCAACCACATATTTGTCAACGCTGCCATTGAAGAAAGCGAACTTCCTGAAGAAAGTCGCCACGCCGTTGACGATACCATCAACGATATTGGCATCGAACCAGGCGAGAATCTTCGAGATCAGCATGGAACCCTTGATAATGGTCGCGTCGTAAATCTCGTCCCAGTACCACTTGTTGAACGAGTAGAGGTAGAGCGGACGAATGGCCTGCGCGGTCTTTTCAGGATCGATGACCCTGAAAACATAGACGATCAGGGCCATGCCGATACCGATAACCAGCATCAGCGATGAAAGCTTGATCGCGTTATAGTGATTGGCGTGTGTCATGTGCGCGATCTCGGCCTGACGGGGATCGTTATACACCGGCCCATGCCCCCCTGCCTCGTGCGAGGCAGCCTCCGCATGAGCGGCAGGCGCTGCTTCGACATGCTGGGTGTCGGTGTGAGCCTCTGCGAGCAGTTTACCAGCTTCCGGCACATGCAGAGTCGCGCCTTCGTGCGCGGACCCGGTCGATACGACGACCGTCGCAGGCGTCTGAACCAGATGCATGAACCATCCCTTGCCACCATCGAGCGGATCGGGCGAGAAAACGATAAAGACTGAAAGCGTGGCAAGAACAACCAGTGGAAGTCTCATGTTCCAGGAAACCTCGTGAACCTCATGATGACCATGATCATCGTGACCGTGAGCATCATGACCATGCGCAGCGTGAGCGTCGTGACCATGCTCCTCGGCAGGTTTGAGGTGCGTGCGGCTCTCGCCGAAAAAGACCAGCCAGACCTGGCGACCCATGTAGAAAGCGGTCATCACCGCAGCGGCAAAGCCAAACACAGGAACGAGATAGAAAATCCCGCCGCCTTCGACCTGAGCGAAACCAAGCGCACCGGCGAGAATGGCATCCTTCGAGAGAAAACCGCTGGTAAGCGGAAGACCGGCGAGAGCAAGCGTCGCGATGCTGAACGTGACGAACGTCCAGGGCATTTTTTTATAGAGACCACCCATCCAGCGCATATCCTGCTCATGATGC
Protein-coding sequences here:
- a CDS encoding NADH-quinone oxidoreductase subunit N, whose translation is MFEMPSGAEIQSIISTLKGGAGYFIPEIYLSVLFMVLILLDLVTGKKNRGLLATATIAGLLGSVYFIFKQQAMPDTQFFFGMYALDRFGIFFKYFFVASGILAVLTTVIDGQLKKHESGMGEYYALLVAMVVGMMMMASSTDLLMMFLAMELVSLSAYAMTGYLKREPRSSEAALKYLVYGAVSSGMLLYGFSLIYGMTAETNIIRISMVLAAHGYDQLVMILAVLLIMAGFGYKMGAVPFHFWSPDVYEGAPTPVTAYLSVASKAAGFAMLMRFFFVAVPHGFDMYVSALHIDWLSILMLVSAASMIYGNVVAIWQKNVKRLLAYSSIAHAGYLLLGIITMDQLGTQAVLVYLAAYLLMNYGAFYVVILIANRTGSENLDDYKGLGKRMPLLGAALTVFLISLVGLPPTFGFIGKLMIFSALLAKGSLFMWLALIGILTSVISLYYYMLIPLNMYLRESNTAEDSVIETGMGAKLVTASLMILTLWFGLFFQPIANYAKYSAAIFGAFLN
- a CDS encoding NuoM family protein, which encodes MLSLIVFLPIIAGLIILAVPSSQKQIIRIVSLLGALGQGVLAVLIWRQYDPTMAGIVAAPGGSPVGSFQMIERIPWISLDLGSFGPLNIEYFLGVDGLSITMVLLTALISIIGVLSSWPIQKQVKGYFILYNLLSTAMMGCFVALDFFLFYVFWELMLLPMYFLIGIWGGPNREYAAIKFFLYTLFGSVFMLLVMIGLYFSVTDPLTGHHTFSLVAMADQANYIKGSILGPDSVTWRYVAFIVLFVGFAIKVPMFPFHTWLPDAHVEAPTPISVILAGVLLKLGTYGMMRINFPLFPEVYQAGLYVIGVFGAINIIYGAFCALAQQDLKKMVAYSSISHMGYVLLGLAAANSEGMIGALYQMFNHGTITAMLFLLVGVIYDRAHSRQIEKFGGLASYMPVYTGIVIVAWFASLGLPGLSGFISEALVFVGAFSAPVTRPIAMVSVLGIVFGAAYLLWSLQRMFLGKRKPDALYDLEIDAHGHEHIHFHDWKGKLDLDARELTMLVPLAVIVIALGIYPMPVMGLITTSINKLVQVLAPVAMSAVH
- the nuoL gene encoding NADH-quinone oxidoreductase subunit L; its protein translation is MHSLIQLSIAVLLLPLLSFVVLIFFNRRLPRGGDFVGVGLLGTTLAIALYIFWTVIVQHYDPAFRLAWDFTWLDFGNVPGVGPLQVKMGIVIDNLTAIMLAMVSLISFLVHLYSTGYMKGETYYGRFFAYLGIFTFSMFGIVLSDNLFSIYMFWELVGLSSYLLIGFYFHKDSAADAQKKAFLTNRVGDIGMWLGILILYSQFHTFGYQEIFAHIKNGDFHMSQAWLTAAGVLLFMGCVGKSAQFPLHVWLPDAMEGPTPVSALIHAATMVAAGVYFVARIFVMLTPDALHVIAFIGAFTAFMAATIAITQHDIKRVLAYSTVSQLGYMVLGLGVGSYSAALFHLLTHAFFKACLFLGSGAIIHAMHHEQDMRWMGGLYKKMPWTFVTFSIATLALAGLPLTSGFLSKDAILAGALGFAQVEGGGIFYLVPVFGFAAAVMTAFYMGRQVWLVFFGESRTHLKPAEEHGHDAHAAHGHDAHGHDDHGHHEVHEVSWNMRLPLVVLATLSVFIVFSPDPLDGGKGWFMHLVQTPATVVVSTGSAHEGATLHVPEAGKLLAEAHTDTQHVEAAPAAHAEAASHEAGGHGPVYNDPRQAEIAHMTHANHYNAIKLSSLMLVIGIGMALIVYVFRVIDPEKTAQAIRPLYLYSFNKWYWDEIYDATIIKGSMLISKILAWFDANIVDGIVNGVATFFRKFAFFNGSVDKYVVDGLVNFTAFTVQTTGAVFRKIQTGKVQTYLVMVVVAVLGWFAFYFAHLVK